Proteins from one Dysgonomonas sp. HDW5A genomic window:
- a CDS encoding Gfo/Idh/MocA family protein: MKIKNIGLIFLISFFCTALYAQQEKSASNNEPLRLGVVGLSHGHLWEVISRLDRNDFKVVGVAEKNTALWNNKALKEKVASDLFFQDLDEMLVKTKPQAVIVYESIYDHLRVVEACAKYGVHVMVEKPLSTNVKDAKRMLDLAKENNIFLLTNYETTWYPTIHKAYDMIQDGFVGNLSRINIYDGHGGPIEIGCGPEFTDWLTDPVLNGGGAVIDFGCYGANISTWMMKGEKPLSVYAVLKQQKPNVYPKVDDDATIVIEYPKVTVVAMASWNWPISRKDMHIYGDKSYIYQDNKTSMRVYQDEKETRLDIPEMVAPYNDAFLYLKAVVNGDISVKPDDLSAPENNLTVVEILEAAIESSKTGKAVKLQ, encoded by the coding sequence ATGAAAATCAAAAACATCGGATTAATTTTTCTAATTTCTTTCTTTTGTACAGCATTGTATGCACAACAAGAAAAGTCAGCATCTAATAACGAACCGCTACGTTTAGGAGTTGTAGGATTATCTCATGGACATCTGTGGGAGGTAATAAGCAGGCTCGATCGGAATGATTTTAAAGTCGTAGGAGTTGCCGAAAAAAATACGGCATTGTGGAATAACAAAGCTTTAAAAGAAAAAGTAGCGAGCGATCTGTTTTTTCAGGATCTGGATGAAATGCTTGTAAAAACCAAACCTCAGGCTGTTATTGTTTACGAGAGTATTTACGATCATCTGAGAGTTGTGGAAGCTTGCGCAAAATACGGAGTGCATGTGATGGTCGAAAAACCATTGTCAACGAATGTCAAAGACGCTAAGCGAATGCTCGATCTGGCGAAGGAAAATAATATCTTCCTTTTGACTAATTATGAAACAACTTGGTATCCAACCATACACAAAGCTTATGATATGATACAGGATGGTTTTGTAGGCAATTTATCCAGAATTAATATTTATGACGGGCATGGAGGTCCAATTGAAATAGGCTGTGGTCCCGAATTTACAGACTGGCTGACCGATCCTGTATTGAATGGGGGAGGTGCTGTTATCGATTTCGGATGTTACGGAGCAAATATCAGTACATGGATGATGAAAGGAGAGAAGCCCTTATCGGTCTATGCAGTGTTGAAACAACAGAAACCAAATGTTTACCCCAAAGTTGATGATGATGCAACCATTGTAATCGAATACCCCAAAGTAACTGTAGTTGCTATGGCATCCTGGAATTGGCCTATTTCTCGTAAAGATATGCACATATATGGCGATAAAAGCTACATATATCAGGACAATAAAACTTCGATGCGTGTTTATCAGGATGAAAAAGAGACCCGATTGGATATTCCCGAAATGGTTGCTCCATATAATGATGCCTTCCTTTATTTGAAGGCTGTTGTAAATGGAGATATTTCCGTTAAACCAGATGATCTTTCGGCTCCCGAAAACAATCTTACAGTGGTCGAGATTCTGGAAGCTGCCATTGAGAGCAGCAAGACAGGTAAGGCTGTAAAATTGCAATAA
- a CDS encoding MFS transporter, with translation MESSSKPKLWTLSYLNVCVANFLMACSFNLLMPSIPLYITEHLGVPQTKTGIVLASYAIAILMIRPFSGYLVDLYSRKKILLISFICYVAIFFGYFYAVTIFVFVIVRFFHGITWGLSTVSSSTLAIDLVPSERRAEGIGYFGTFMNVAMAIGPFIAIHIYQNYSFQILLYCAIFMGILGIAAASFIKAPERPKLEREKVSFDRFFLLPAWPIFLNQLLPSFAWGTIGPFVAQYGKQINIPNAGIFFLFWAGGIIVSRIFSGRMVDKGYIHLVNTSAMGIVAIAFLGFALIHNIVAFCVSGLFIGIGFGMMFPALQTLYINMAENNQRGTANSTYLVGFDLGLALGMLVGGYISGIYSFEVLFLVASGLCFFSVLVYQTISKRLFERKRLR, from the coding sequence ATGGAATCGTCTTCTAAACCTAAATTGTGGACTTTAAGTTATCTGAACGTTTGCGTAGCAAATTTCCTGATGGCATGCTCCTTTAATCTGCTGATGCCTTCCATCCCTCTATACATCACCGAACATCTGGGCGTTCCGCAAACCAAAACGGGAATTGTGCTTGCATCGTATGCCATTGCAATTCTGATGATCAGACCTTTCTCGGGCTACCTGGTCGATTTATATTCCCGAAAAAAAATCCTGTTGATTAGCTTTATCTGTTATGTTGCCATATTTTTCGGGTATTTTTATGCGGTCACCATCTTTGTATTTGTAATCGTTAGATTCTTTCATGGTATTACCTGGGGATTATCAACCGTATCGTCAAGCACTCTTGCAATCGATTTAGTGCCATCTGAGCGAAGAGCAGAGGGAATAGGATACTTTGGCACTTTCATGAACGTAGCTATGGCTATAGGCCCTTTTATTGCGATTCACATCTATCAGAACTATAGTTTCCAGATTTTGCTGTATTGTGCCATCTTTATGGGAATCCTCGGGATTGCAGCTGCATCATTTATCAAAGCACCCGAACGTCCAAAGCTGGAACGAGAGAAGGTATCTTTTGATCGGTTCTTTTTACTCCCTGCCTGGCCCATATTTCTAAACCAATTGCTTCCGAGTTTCGCATGGGGCACTATCGGACCGTTCGTGGCTCAATATGGTAAACAAATAAATATACCTAACGCCGGTATATTTTTCTTATTCTGGGCCGGAGGGATTATTGTCTCCCGCATTTTCTCTGGACGTATGGTAGATAAAGGATACATCCATTTAGTTAATACTTCGGCAATGGGAATTGTTGCCATCGCATTTTTAGGCTTTGCCTTAATCCATAATATTGTTGCCTTTTGTGTATCCGGATTATTCATCGGAATAGGTTTTGGGATGATGTTTCCTGCACTTCAAACACTCTATATAAACATGGCAGAGAACAATCAACGAGGAACAGCTAATTCTACATATCTAGTAGGCTTCGATTTAGGTTTAGCATTAGGTATGTTAGTGGGTGGATACATATCGGGAATATACTCTTTTGAGGTACTTTTCTTAGTTGCATCCGGACTTTGTTTTTTCAGCGTCCTTGTTTATCAAACAATCTCGAAAAGACTATTTGAAAGAAAGAGACTAAGATAA
- a CDS encoding hydrogen peroxide-inducible genes activator produces the protein MNIQQLEYIIAVDNHRHFAKAAEASFVTQPTLSMMIQKLEDELGVKIFDRSQLPVQPTPIGTQIINQARVIVSQVKQVKEIIQEEKGIVKGVFKLGIIPTIAPYLLPKLMLRHEENGYDIELFIEETTTGQIIDALLNGSLDGAILATPLKNDKIKEHPIYYERFYAYVSPRETSLYAKKELEEDDLNINRLWLLEEVHCFRSQILRICNLRKRKSSHSLFTYEAGSISTLINIVDNNSGLTIIPEMAIEQLNDKQKQNIRPLKGISPVREISLVTRKEFLRERVLGIIIDEVKGSVPPALLNEDLRKFVVDI, from the coding sequence ATGAACATACAACAGTTGGAATACATTATTGCGGTTGACAATCATCGTCATTTTGCAAAAGCTGCCGAGGCATCTTTTGTGACGCAACCCACATTGAGTATGATGATACAGAAACTTGAAGACGAGTTGGGGGTGAAAATCTTTGATCGTAGTCAATTGCCTGTGCAACCGACACCTATCGGGACTCAGATAATAAATCAGGCTCGTGTTATAGTGTCACAAGTGAAGCAGGTGAAAGAAATAATACAAGAGGAAAAAGGAATTGTAAAAGGCGTCTTTAAGTTGGGAATTATTCCGACTATTGCCCCTTACCTTCTTCCTAAACTAATGCTTAGACACGAAGAAAACGGATACGATATAGAGCTCTTTATAGAAGAGACTACAACAGGGCAAATTATTGATGCCCTCCTTAATGGATCATTGGATGGAGCTATTTTGGCAACACCTTTGAAGAATGATAAGATTAAAGAGCATCCTATCTATTACGAACGATTTTATGCTTATGTTTCACCTCGTGAAACTTCTTTGTATGCCAAAAAAGAACTCGAAGAGGATGATCTGAATATTAATCGTTTATGGTTACTTGAAGAAGTTCATTGCTTCCGCAGTCAAATATTGCGTATTTGTAACCTGCGTAAACGTAAGAGTTCTCATTCACTATTTACTTACGAGGCCGGTAGTATCAGTACATTGATAAATATTGTGGATAACAACAGTGGTTTAACCATTATCCCTGAGATGGCTATTGAGCAGCTTAACGATAAGCAAAAGCAAAATATCCGCCCATTGAAAGGTATATCTCCTGTTCGTGAGATTAGTCTTGTTACACGTAAAGAATTCTTACGCGAACGAGTTCTAGGTATTATTATTGACGAAGTAAAAGGGTCAGTACCTCCCGCTTTATTGAATGAGGATTTAAGAAAATTTGTTGTGGATATTTAA
- a CDS encoding YggS family pyridoxal phosphate-dependent enzyme, translating into MSISANLDAVKSLLPEGVKLVAVSKFHPKEALEKAYAAGQRVFGESRVQELDSKQEVLPRDIEWHLIGHLQTNKIKTVVPYIHTIQSIDSWKVLSEIDKSASKVGRKINCLLEIYIAQEDSKYGFTFDECRDLLENEDWKALKNIQLAGVMGMATNTDDENQIRQEFRSLKVFFDELKQKYFKYDSCFCEISMGMSHDYKIAIEEGSTIIRVGTSIFGEREY; encoded by the coding sequence ATGAGTATAAGTGCAAACCTGGATGCTGTAAAATCTTTACTGCCCGAAGGCGTAAAGTTGGTAGCGGTGTCTAAGTTTCATCCCAAAGAAGCTTTAGAGAAAGCTTATGCAGCAGGGCAACGGGTCTTTGGAGAGAGTCGGGTGCAAGAACTTGATAGTAAGCAGGAGGTTTTACCGAGAGATATCGAGTGGCATTTAATAGGGCACCTACAGACTAATAAAATAAAGACAGTAGTCCCTTATATTCATACAATTCAGAGTATCGATAGTTGGAAAGTATTATCTGAAATCGATAAATCGGCATCCAAAGTAGGTCGCAAAATAAATTGTTTGCTTGAAATCTATATTGCTCAAGAGGATAGTAAGTATGGTTTTACTTTTGATGAGTGTCGAGATTTACTGGAAAATGAAGATTGGAAAGCTCTGAAGAATATTCAGCTTGCAGGTGTAATGGGGATGGCAACCAATACTGATGATGAAAATCAGATTAGGCAAGAATTCAGATCACTAAAGGTGTTCTTTGATGAGCTTAAACAGAAGTATTTTAAGTATGACTCCTGTTTCTGTGAGATATCTATGGGTATGTCGCACGATTATAAGATTGCTATTGAAGAAGGATCAACTATAATCAGAGTAGGGACATCTATTTTTGGAGAAAGAGAATATTAA
- a CDS encoding DUF4494 domain-containing protein, with translation MHNWFECKVSYDKTMENGTLKKVTEPYLVDALSFTEAEARIIEELKPYISGDFTIADIKRAKLAELFFNENGDRYFKTKIYFITLDEKSGTEKKTAVSMLAQACDLKEALAVIEKGMEGTMADYVIASINETMLMDVFPYETAEKTKIEYLKEE, from the coding sequence ATGCATAACTGGTTTGAATGCAAAGTTTCCTACGATAAAACGATGGAAAACGGAACGCTGAAGAAAGTAACCGAACCTTATTTAGTGGATGCTTTGTCATTTACAGAAGCCGAAGCTCGTATAATAGAAGAGTTGAAGCCATATATATCCGGAGATTTTACAATTGCTGATATCAAGCGAGCTAAATTAGCTGAATTATTCTTTAACGAAAATGGCGATCGCTATTTTAAAACTAAGATCTATTTTATCACACTGGATGAAAAGAGCGGAACTGAAAAGAAAACAGCAGTGAGTATGTTGGCTCAGGCTTGTGATCTTAAAGAAGCTTTGGCTGTGATTGAAAAAGGAATGGAAGGTACCATGGCTGATTATGTGATTGCATCAATCAATGAAACTATGCTTATGGACGTTTTTCCTTACGAAACAGCAGAGAAGACGAAGATAGAATATCTGAAAGAAGAATAA
- a CDS encoding SAM-dependent methyltransferase: protein MQASLILIPVPLGETPIEQVLPDYNRGQILSIKYFIVENIRSARRFLKKTDASINIDDLTFYELNKHTNLEQIEAYLQPIANGYSVGVISEAGCPAIADPGADIVAIAQRKNIKVVPLVGPSSILMSLMGSGFNGQSFAFHGYLPIDAGERLKKIKQLEQRIYNEQQTQLFIETPYRNHKLVEDLIKNCTPSTKLCIAMNITCEDEYIKTLSIKEWAKRLPDMNKKPCIFLLYK, encoded by the coding sequence ATGCAAGCATCACTTATTCTTATCCCTGTTCCATTAGGCGAAACTCCCATTGAGCAGGTTTTACCTGATTACAATAGAGGACAGATTCTTTCCATAAAGTATTTTATTGTTGAGAACATACGTTCGGCACGTCGTTTCCTGAAAAAGACAGATGCTTCGATAAATATTGATGATCTTACTTTTTATGAGTTGAACAAGCATACGAATCTGGAGCAGATAGAAGCTTATCTTCAACCCATTGCCAATGGCTATTCAGTAGGTGTCATCTCGGAGGCCGGATGCCCGGCTATTGCAGATCCCGGAGCGGATATTGTTGCCATTGCCCAACGCAAAAACATTAAAGTAGTTCCCTTGGTCGGCCCTTCATCAATCTTGATGTCATTGATGGGCTCAGGCTTCAACGGACAAAGTTTTGCTTTTCATGGATATTTGCCCATTGATGCAGGCGAGCGCCTTAAGAAGATCAAGCAACTTGAGCAACGTATATACAATGAGCAGCAGACCCAGTTGTTTATCGAAACGCCTTACCGAAATCATAAACTGGTTGAAGACCTCATTAAAAATTGTACGCCTTCTACTAAGCTTTGCATTGCCATGAATATTACATGTGAAGACGAATATATCAAGACTCTCTCCATTAAAGAGTGGGCAAAGCGATTGCCCGATATGAACAAGAAACCATGTATCTTCTTATTATACAAATAA
- a CDS encoding cobyric acid synthase — translation MEKLRPIMFAGTGSDVGKSVIAAAFCRIFLQDGYHPAPFKAQNMALNSFATPEGLEIGRAQAVQAEAAGIPCHTDMNPLLLKPTTDKVAQVVLNGKPYGNQSAYQYFKKEGRDVLRNAVNDAFDRLEKRFNPIVMEGAGSVSEINLRETDIVNLPMAIHAGADVILVADIDRGGVFASVYGSIMLMTEEERKHTKGILINKFRGDMRLFESGVKIIEDLCGIPVIGVVPYYKDIYIEEEDSVMLQTKNLQASHDKVNVAVILLRHLSNFTDFNMLERDPRVHLYYTNNTDEIEKADIILIPGSKSTLSDLYELRRNGVAQSIVKAHKDGATVMGICGGYQMMGQEVCDPLHVEGSIERLPGLGLLPISTEMQGEKVTRQVQFSFLDSESSCEGYEIHMGTTVPVEGAKENPLNRLTDGTTDGFYLNRKCFGTYIHGILDNGAFIDFLLEPYAEKLSSEPFDFKAYKEEQYNKLADHVRKNVNMDLVYKILTT, via the coding sequence ATGGAGAAACTCCGACCAATCATGTTTGCCGGAACAGGCAGTGATGTTGGCAAAAGCGTAATTGCAGCCGCTTTTTGTCGCATATTTTTGCAAGATGGTTATCATCCCGCACCTTTTAAAGCTCAAAATATGGCTCTCAACTCTTTCGCAACCCCCGAAGGGCTGGAAATAGGACGGGCACAAGCCGTGCAGGCAGAAGCCGCAGGTATTCCTTGCCATACGGATATGAACCCGTTGCTACTGAAACCGACTACCGATAAAGTAGCTCAAGTAGTATTAAACGGAAAACCATATGGGAACCAAAGTGCTTATCAGTACTTCAAGAAAGAAGGGCGTGATGTTCTCCGAAATGCAGTAAATGATGCATTTGATCGTTTAGAAAAGCGGTTTAATCCCATCGTAATGGAAGGTGCAGGAAGTGTTTCAGAAATAAATCTACGCGAAACCGATATTGTAAACCTCCCTATGGCTATACATGCAGGAGCTGATGTTATTCTGGTGGCAGATATCGATCGTGGCGGAGTATTTGCTAGTGTTTACGGCTCCATAATGCTTATGACGGAAGAAGAACGAAAACATACCAAAGGCATTCTTATCAATAAATTCAGAGGCGACATGAGGCTCTTTGAATCGGGTGTAAAGATAATAGAAGACCTTTGTGGGATTCCCGTCATAGGAGTTGTGCCTTATTACAAAGATATTTACATCGAAGAAGAGGATTCTGTAATGCTTCAAACCAAGAATCTACAGGCATCGCACGATAAAGTAAATGTTGCGGTTATACTGCTCAGGCACTTGTCCAATTTCACCGATTTCAATATGCTCGAACGCGATCCCCGTGTTCATTTATATTATACTAATAATACAGATGAAATTGAGAAAGCCGATATAATACTAATTCCGGGAAGTAAAAGTACACTTTCGGATCTCTACGAATTACGACGCAATGGTGTTGCCCAAAGTATAGTCAAAGCCCATAAAGATGGAGCCACAGTGATGGGTATTTGCGGTGGCTACCAAATGATGGGACAGGAAGTATGCGACCCATTGCATGTAGAAGGATCAATAGAACGATTACCGGGATTAGGACTTCTGCCTATCTCTACGGAAATGCAAGGCGAAAAAGTGACACGGCAAGTTCAATTTTCGTTTCTTGATTCTGAGTCGTCATGCGAAGGCTACGAAATACACATGGGTACAACAGTTCCTGTTGAAGGTGCTAAAGAAAATCCCCTCAATCGTTTGACCGACGGAACTACCGATGGCTTTTACCTTAACCGAAAATGCTTCGGCACATACATCCACGGTATCTTAGATAACGGAGCATTCATTGATTTTTTACTCGAACCTTATGCTGAAAAATTATCAAGTGAACCTTTCGATTTTAAAGCATACAAAGAAGAACAGTATAATAAATTGGCCGACCATGTACGCAAAAATGTAAATATGGATTTGGTGTATAAAATATTGACGACCTGA
- a CDS encoding dihydrofolate reductase: MPIISIIVAIDEKNAIGKDNQLLCHLPNDLKYFKSVTQGHTVIMGRKTYESLPNGALPNRRNIVLSRNENLQLERCEMADSLEDAITLCKEESEVFIIGGATVYAKAIEFADKLYITNIHHTFEGTDAFFPNIDVNKWIESSRLNNEADDKNKYAHTFVVYNKNK; the protein is encoded by the coding sequence ATGCCTATCATATCCATTATAGTAGCAATTGACGAAAAGAACGCTATCGGCAAAGACAATCAGCTGCTTTGCCATTTGCCCAACGACCTGAAGTATTTCAAAAGCGTTACACAAGGTCACACAGTGATTATGGGGAGAAAAACTTACGAGTCTCTACCCAATGGGGCATTACCCAACCGCCGAAATATTGTTTTAAGCAGAAATGAGAATTTGCAACTTGAAAGATGTGAGATGGCAGATTCATTAGAAGATGCGATTACTTTGTGCAAAGAGGAGTCGGAGGTTTTCATTATCGGAGGAGCGACAGTATATGCTAAAGCCATCGAATTTGCTGATAAACTATACATTACCAACATTCATCACACATTCGAAGGCACAGACGCCTTTTTTCCGAATATAGATGTAAATAAGTGGATTGAAAGCTCTCGGCTCAATAACGAAGCTGATGATAAAAACAAGTATGCACACACATTCGTGGTATACAACAAAAACAAGTAA
- a CDS encoding aminotransferase class I/II-fold pyridoxal phosphate-dependent enzyme: MITGHGDDAYQFDHKIVSNFSSNVYNKFDLKDLKEYLWTNISSIHSYPEPDALTLRKLIGQKLGISKDEVGVTNGATEAIYLIAQAFRESKTAVLIPTFREYEDACEIHDHNLYYIDSLEDIQPYTQLAWLCNPNNPTGEIYDKEYLARIISNNPNTCFVIDQSYAAFTNQIIWSASQALKFNNVVLLHSLTKCYAIPGLRLGYITAQKNKIDKIKHYSMPWSVNQLAQLAGLYLLDNVSYDFSDYLQESQRVQKQLAEISGIKVYTSGMHFFLCQLELGKAADLKKYLVEKYGFLIRDAANFRGLNESYLRIAVQEESNNNLLVKAIREWTRSQTSLLIG, translated from the coding sequence ATGATAACAGGACATGGCGATGACGCCTATCAATTCGACCACAAGATTGTAAGTAATTTCAGCTCTAATGTATACAATAAGTTTGATCTGAAAGACCTGAAAGAGTATCTGTGGACAAATATTTCTTCAATACATTCTTATCCTGAACCCGATGCACTGACATTGAGAAAGTTGATCGGACAAAAGTTGGGAATCTCAAAGGATGAAGTAGGCGTTACAAACGGAGCTACAGAGGCAATCTACCTCATTGCCCAAGCGTTTAGAGAGAGTAAAACTGCGGTACTGATCCCAACATTCAGAGAATATGAGGATGCTTGCGAGATACATGACCACAATCTCTACTATATCGATTCATTAGAAGATATTCAGCCCTACACACAATTGGCATGGTTGTGTAATCCGAATAACCCGACAGGCGAAATATACGACAAAGAATACCTGGCAAGAATAATATCAAATAATCCGAACACTTGCTTTGTTATAGATCAATCGTATGCAGCATTTACTAACCAAATAATTTGGAGTGCTTCGCAAGCATTGAAATTCAACAATGTCGTTTTGCTTCATTCTTTAACCAAATGCTATGCAATTCCCGGATTACGCTTGGGCTATATTACTGCTCAAAAAAATAAGATAGACAAGATAAAGCATTACAGCATGCCTTGGTCAGTGAATCAATTGGCTCAATTAGCAGGTTTATATTTATTAGACAATGTGTCGTATGATTTCTCTGATTATTTACAAGAGTCTCAACGTGTACAAAAGCAATTGGCGGAAATATCGGGAATCAAAGTATATACTTCGGGAATGCACTTCTTTCTGTGCCAATTAGAACTAGGCAAGGCTGCTGATCTCAAAAAGTATCTAGTAGAAAAGTACGGCTTTCTAATTCGAGATGCTGCTAATTTCAGAGGACTGAATGAAAGCTACCTTCGCATTGCAGTGCAAGAAGAATCAAATAATAACCTACTAGTAAAAGCGATCAGAGAATGGACAAGGTCTCAGACCTCTCTATTGATTGGGTAG
- the mazG gene encoding nucleoside triphosphate pyrophosphohydrolase — translation MNTREQKMEAFGRLLDIMDELRVKCPWDVKQTNESLRTNTIEETYELCEAIIKDDNQEIKKELGDVLLHIVFYSKIGEEKGEFDVADVCNSLCDKLIYRHPHVFGDDAAKTAGEVEQSWEQLKLKEKGGNKTVLEGVPASLPSIAKAHRIQDKARNAGFDWDEKEDVWSKVKEEINELETEISSMDTHKMEAEFGDLFFSLINAARLYKVNPDNALERTNQKFIHRFNHIEQEAKKQGRNLKEMTLKEMDILWNEAKNIVL, via the coding sequence ATGAATACAAGAGAACAAAAAATGGAGGCTTTTGGACGCTTGCTCGACATTATGGATGAGTTACGCGTAAAATGCCCTTGGGATGTAAAGCAAACAAACGAAAGTCTTAGAACAAACACCATTGAAGAGACTTACGAATTGTGCGAAGCAATTATAAAAGACGATAATCAGGAGATAAAAAAAGAACTGGGAGACGTACTTCTCCATATTGTTTTCTATTCGAAAATAGGTGAAGAAAAAGGCGAGTTTGATGTTGCTGATGTATGCAATTCGCTTTGTGACAAACTCATCTACCGCCACCCTCATGTATTTGGAGATGACGCTGCAAAAACAGCAGGCGAGGTTGAACAATCGTGGGAACAATTGAAGCTAAAAGAAAAGGGAGGAAACAAAACTGTACTCGAAGGTGTACCCGCTTCTCTGCCATCTATAGCCAAAGCACATCGCATACAAGATAAAGCTCGCAATGCAGGCTTCGATTGGGACGAGAAAGAAGATGTATGGTCTAAAGTAAAAGAAGAGATAAACGAGCTGGAAACTGAAATAAGCTCTATGGATACCCATAAGATGGAAGCTGAATTCGGAGACTTATTTTTTAGTCTTATAAACGCAGCCCGACTATACAAAGTTAATCCTGACAATGCTTTAGAACGTACCAATCAAAAATTTATACACAGATTCAACCATATAGAGCAAGAAGCTAAAAAGCAGGGACGAAATCTGAAAGAGATGACACTCAAAGAGATGGATATTCTTTGGAACGAAGCTAAGAATATCGTTTTATAA
- the galK gene encoding galactokinase, translating into MKTAAIQEKFQSLFGEGGVIYTAPGRINLIGEHTDYNGGFVLPGAIDKAMYCIIKPNGTPDRVRAYALDLEEMDEFGLDDIPIKQWGKYIYGVCLEMIKRGAKIQGFDVVFAGDVPLGAGMSSSAALESCFGFALNDMYNLGFDRFELAKIGQATEHNYVGVKCGIMDQFASCFGKEGSLIRLDCRSLEYEYVPFNPKGYRLVLINTCVEHELASSAYNKRRESCENAASYIRKYHPEVEFLRDATLDMLKEVANEVSAEDYIRAEFVIEEIQRLLDACEALKKGDYETVGKKMYETHIGLSRKYEVSCPELDFLNDVARQCGVTGSRVMGGGFGGCTINLVKDELHDGFIKRATESYEQKFKIKPKVYDVIIKDGARKL; encoded by the coding sequence ATGAAAACTGCTGCAATCCAAGAAAAATTTCAGTCATTATTTGGCGAAGGTGGTGTAATATACACTGCTCCCGGACGTATTAACCTGATTGGTGAACATACCGATTATAACGGTGGATTCGTATTGCCGGGTGCCATAGACAAAGCTATGTATTGTATAATAAAACCCAATGGTACACCTGACAGGGTAAGAGCATATGCTTTAGACCTCGAAGAGATGGACGAATTTGGATTAGATGATATTCCAATCAAACAATGGGGTAAATATATTTATGGAGTATGTCTGGAAATGATCAAGAGAGGAGCCAAGATACAGGGCTTTGATGTTGTGTTTGCAGGAGATGTGCCATTAGGTGCAGGAATGTCTTCTTCGGCAGCACTCGAAAGTTGTTTCGGATTTGCCTTGAATGATATGTATAACTTAGGTTTCGACCGTTTCGAACTAGCTAAAATAGGACAAGCTACCGAGCATAACTATGTAGGTGTAAAATGTGGTATCATGGATCAGTTTGCATCCTGCTTCGGAAAAGAAGGATCGCTTATCCGTCTAGATTGTCGATCATTAGAATACGAATATGTACCTTTCAATCCTAAAGGATATCGATTGGTTTTAATCAATACATGCGTGGAGCATGAGCTGGCATCTTCTGCTTACAACAAGCGTAGAGAGTCGTGTGAAAATGCAGCCTCATATATCCGTAAATATCATCCCGAAGTAGAATTCTTGAGAGATGCTACATTAGATATGTTGAAAGAAGTAGCTAACGAGGTAAGTGCAGAGGATTATATCCGTGCAGAATTTGTGATCGAGGAAATTCAACGACTGTTGGATGCTTGTGAAGCACTAAAGAAAGGTGATTATGAAACTGTCGGCAAAAAAATGTATGAAACTCATATCGGCTTAAGCCGTAAATACGAAGTGAGTTGTCCTGAATTGGATTTCTTAAATGATGTTGCCCGTCAGTGCGGTGTAACTGGCTCTCGTGTTATGGGTGGAGGTTTCGGAGGTTGTACCATTAATCTTGTGAAAGATGAGTTACATGATGGTTTTATCAAGCGTGCAACCGAAAGCTACGAACAAAAATTCAAAATCAAACCTAAGGTTTATGATGTGATAATCAAAGACGGTGCAAGAAAATTGTAA